The proteins below are encoded in one region of Candidatus Polarisedimenticolia bacterium:
- a CDS encoding molybdenum cofactor biosynthesis protein B: MGHREHRRAGPVSVACAVVTVSDTRDETTDRSGAFILRALRRAGHPVLDYRILKDDPPRIVRHLRALAARRRARAVLLSGGTGIAPRDRTYEAVSGLLEKRLDGFGEIFRSLSFREMGPAAMLSRAVAGTYRGMVIFSMPGSESAVRLAMARMILPELGHAAGLVAPRRRGKVKNGSRRARAR; the protein is encoded by the coding sequence ATGGGGCACAGGGAGCATCGCCGCGCGGGTCCCGTGTCGGTCGCCTGCGCGGTGGTCACGGTCAGCGATACGCGGGACGAGACGACGGATCGGAGCGGGGCCTTCATCCTCCGGGCGCTGCGCAGGGCGGGCCATCCGGTCCTCGACTACCGCATCCTCAAGGACGATCCACCGCGCATCGTGAGGCACCTCCGGGCGCTGGCGGCCCGCCGGAGAGCGCGCGCCGTCCTGCTGAGCGGCGGGACCGGCATCGCCCCCCGCGATCGCACCTACGAAGCGGTGTCCGGGCTCCTGGAGAAGCGCCTCGACGGCTTCGGCGAGATCTTCCGTAGCTTGAGCTTCCGGGAGATGGGGCCGGCGGCGATGCTCAGCCGGGCGGTGGCGGGGACCTACCGCGGCATGGTGATCTTCTCCATGCCCGGATCCGAGAGCGCCGTGCGCCTGGCGATGGCGCGGATGATCCTGCCGGAGCTGGGACACGCGGCGGGGCTCGTCGCGCCCCGGAGGCGCGGGAAGGTGAAGAATGGATCGCGAAGGGCCCGCGCACGCTGA
- a CDS encoding leucyl aminopeptidase, giving the protein MSAAIRIEAKKGDLAGLAADVAIVCKFKGDPELPGPVDRTLAQRLVEIAKGDRFEGRAGRHLLWHASPADGLKSRRYLLLGLGDRGELTLERLRRYLGDALVECDRLGATSVALPFLQAGASQFPVREAAVALAEAVLLGTYRFDRHRSEPRAGRKHLREVVVAVGDASPRDVADGISLGETTAGATNFARDLVNEPAGELPPERMVEIARQVAEEEKIGIKVFEPDELRRMGMGGILGVGQGSRHPPRLIQLEYHPEERPVRKVALIGKGLTFDSGGLSLKTSEGMETMKCDMAGSAAVLATLKTLPGLAPRTEVVGLMGMAENMPGGGAIRPGDILRIMNGKTVEVRNTDAEGRLVLADALSYASTLKDLDQAIDLATLTGACVVALGPMAAGVFGNDREMVDDILAAAGRAGEAMWPLPLYREYAEHIRSDIADIKNTGIRYGGAITAALFLSEFVRSGLRWAHLDIAGPAFGDKDYSYMKKGGSGAGVRTLIRYLMDLAA; this is encoded by the coding sequence GTGAGCGCCGCCATCCGGATCGAGGCGAAGAAGGGAGATCTCGCGGGCCTGGCGGCCGACGTCGCCATCGTCTGCAAGTTCAAGGGAGACCCGGAGCTGCCGGGGCCGGTCGACCGGACCCTGGCCCAGCGGCTGGTGGAAATCGCCAAGGGAGACCGGTTCGAGGGGCGCGCCGGCCGGCATCTCCTGTGGCACGCCTCCCCGGCGGACGGCCTCAAGAGCAGGCGGTACCTCCTGCTCGGCCTCGGTGATCGCGGCGAGCTGACTCTCGAGCGATTGCGCCGCTACCTGGGAGATGCCCTGGTCGAGTGCGACCGGCTGGGTGCGACGAGCGTGGCCCTGCCGTTTCTGCAGGCGGGCGCCTCGCAGTTCCCGGTCCGGGAGGCGGCCGTGGCCCTCGCCGAGGCCGTGCTTCTCGGCACCTATCGCTTCGATCGCCATCGTTCCGAGCCGCGTGCCGGCCGCAAGCATCTGCGGGAGGTCGTGGTGGCCGTCGGGGACGCGTCCCCGCGGGACGTCGCCGACGGGATCAGCCTGGGCGAGACCACCGCCGGCGCCACCAACTTCGCGCGCGACCTGGTCAACGAGCCGGCCGGGGAGCTGCCGCCGGAGCGCATGGTCGAGATCGCCCGGCAGGTGGCCGAGGAGGAGAAGATCGGCATCAAGGTGTTCGAGCCGGACGAGCTCCGCCGCATGGGCATGGGGGGGATCCTCGGTGTCGGCCAGGGGTCGAGGCATCCGCCCCGCCTGATCCAGCTCGAGTACCACCCGGAGGAGCGCCCGGTGCGCAAGGTCGCTCTGATCGGCAAGGGGCTCACCTTCGACTCGGGCGGGCTGTCGCTCAAGACGTCGGAGGGGATGGAGACGATGAAGTGCGACATGGCCGGCTCCGCCGCCGTCCTGGCGACACTGAAGACCCTTCCCGGCCTGGCGCCGCGAACCGAGGTCGTCGGACTCATGGGGATGGCGGAGAACATGCCGGGCGGCGGCGCCATCCGTCCCGGCGACATCCTGCGCATCATGAACGGCAAGACGGTGGAGGTGCGCAACACCGACGCCGAGGGCCGGCTGGTCCTGGCCGATGCGCTGTCGTACGCCTCGACCCTCAAGGATCTGGACCAAGCGATCGACCTGGCGACCCTGACCGGGGCCTGCGTGGTGGCGCTGGGGCCGATGGCGGCAGGCGTGTTCGGCAACGATCGCGAGATGGTGGACGACATCCTGGCCGCCGCGGGCAGGGCCGGCGAGGCGATGTGGCCGCTTCCCCTGTATCGAGAGTACGCCGAGCACATCCGGAGCGACATCGCCGACATCAAGAACACGGGGATCCGCTACGGCGGCGCCATCACGGCGGCCCTCTTCCTGAGCGAGTTCGTGCGCAGCGGTTTGCGCTGGGCGCACCTGGACATCGCGGGACCGGCCTTCGGCGACAAGGACTACTCGTACATGAAGAAGGGCGGGTCGGGCGCGGGCGTGCGCACTCTCATCCGCTACCTCATGGACCTCGCGGCCTGA
- a CDS encoding anaerobic glycerol-3-phosphate dehydrogenase subunit C, producing the protein MDREGPAHAEEGPQDAPPGPDPAAVGDDLRRRVEGEVLFDSLHRTLYSTAACIYQVMPLGAVVPRHEGDVLAVLEYARRHRIPITARGGGSGLAGQTLGRGIVLDFSKHFQRVTDIDAALGTARVQPGVIQAQLNRVLRRHGMQFAPDPSSAPWCTIGGMLANNAGGSHTIKHGATRDNVASLRLALADGTVLDTEPLPRPGQGTWKPGPQARLASGLDEIVTRHRDVIETRSPKTRRNASGYALREAVNGRIDLGQVLVGSEGTLGLILDATLRIVPLPRAKATALVLFDDLEKSGAAVVEILKFAPSAVELLDGTFVQVIREADPKTGATLPGGTEAILIVELDGEDPKEVQDRLLRLADLLAGRMGLATEVRRSARPEDTARIWAVRKAASPILSRREGTRRNTRFIEDAAVHPGQMAEFVRRMRALLSKYDLQAAIFGHAGDCNLHCNPMLNQKDPRDVALMETIALEFTDLVMEMGGSLSGEHGDGRLRTPYLRRAYGPLVDVYAEVKRLFDPQGILNPGIIVHDGTYGLTDDLRYGEAYRRVPTASIIDDPAWGREIEKCHGCGACRHYCPVAVETGDEAATARAKANLLRAVISGHLEPGAIATDEFKSIMDLCVNCQLCHSECPTAIDIPGMAVMAKEIYVRSQGKNLTERMLTNPGPMLRFGTMLAPLANAALRIPPLRRLMSAATGLAAARDMEPFSGEPLKPRMPAVDPAGRKVAYFHGCFGGYQDVEGEGRAAVDLLEALGCTVAIPPQECCGIAAITYGHLDDVRASAERNVAVLLDLARRGYDVLYSAPSCGLALVEDYPRLLATPQSDVLARHIRDIHDYVLEILEAEPERRARLRPVPIRLTYHNPCHFQSRGMGDAVVRLLRLVPGVDVVPIGEDHCCGIAGTFGMKEKNFHQSMRMGRPLFDSIESTGVGVVATGCGTCKIQIEQGSRLPVVHPIRIVRDSLLGGALPPRVAAAASRACVSPGVPSGPPRDESSTCPE; encoded by the coding sequence ATGGATCGCGAAGGGCCCGCGCACGCTGAGGAGGGTCCGCAGGACGCCCCGCCCGGCCCCGACCCGGCGGCCGTCGGGGACGACCTGCGGCGGCGCGTCGAGGGCGAAGTCCTGTTCGATTCGCTGCATCGCACCCTGTACAGCACGGCCGCCTGCATCTACCAGGTGATGCCTCTCGGCGCCGTCGTGCCGCGCCACGAGGGGGACGTTCTGGCGGTCCTGGAGTACGCGCGGCGCCATCGCATCCCGATCACCGCGCGCGGCGGCGGATCGGGACTGGCCGGCCAGACGCTCGGGCGCGGCATCGTCCTCGATTTCTCGAAGCACTTCCAGAGAGTGACCGATATCGACGCCGCCCTCGGCACCGCGCGGGTGCAGCCCGGGGTGATCCAGGCCCAGCTCAACCGTGTCCTTCGCCGCCACGGCATGCAGTTCGCCCCCGATCCCTCGTCGGCGCCGTGGTGCACCATCGGGGGCATGCTGGCGAACAACGCCGGCGGGTCGCACACCATCAAGCACGGCGCGACGCGCGACAACGTCGCGTCGCTGCGCCTGGCCCTGGCCGACGGCACCGTGCTCGACACGGAGCCGCTGCCGCGCCCCGGGCAGGGGACCTGGAAGCCGGGGCCCCAGGCCCGCCTGGCCTCGGGCCTCGACGAGATCGTCACGCGCCATCGCGACGTGATCGAAACGCGCAGTCCGAAGACGCGCCGCAACGCGTCCGGGTACGCCCTGCGCGAGGCAGTCAATGGCCGCATCGATCTGGGGCAGGTCCTGGTCGGGTCGGAAGGGACGCTCGGGCTGATCCTCGACGCCACCCTGCGCATCGTCCCCCTGCCCAGGGCCAAGGCGACCGCCCTCGTCCTGTTCGACGATCTCGAGAAGTCGGGCGCCGCGGTGGTGGAGATCCTGAAGTTCGCTCCGTCGGCGGTCGAGCTCCTCGACGGCACGTTCGTGCAGGTGATCCGGGAGGCCGATCCGAAGACCGGCGCCACGCTCCCCGGCGGGACCGAGGCGATCCTGATCGTGGAGCTCGACGGCGAGGACCCGAAGGAGGTTCAGGATCGCCTGCTCCGGCTCGCGGACCTCCTGGCCGGACGGATGGGCCTGGCGACCGAGGTGCGGCGCAGCGCCCGCCCCGAGGACACGGCACGCATCTGGGCGGTGCGCAAGGCGGCCTCGCCCATCCTCTCACGTCGCGAGGGGACCCGCCGCAACACGCGCTTCATCGAGGACGCCGCCGTCCATCCGGGGCAGATGGCGGAGTTCGTGAGGCGGATGCGCGCCCTGCTGAGCAAGTACGACCTGCAGGCGGCGATCTTCGGGCACGCGGGAGACTGCAACCTGCACTGCAATCCCATGCTGAACCAGAAGGACCCGCGCGACGTGGCGCTGATGGAGACGATCGCCCTGGAGTTCACCGACCTGGTGATGGAGATGGGGGGCTCGCTGTCCGGGGAGCACGGTGACGGGCGGCTGCGGACCCCGTACCTGCGCCGGGCCTACGGGCCGCTGGTGGACGTGTACGCGGAGGTGAAGCGCCTGTTCGATCCGCAGGGGATCCTGAACCCGGGAATCATCGTGCACGATGGGACGTACGGACTGACGGACGACCTGAGGTACGGGGAGGCCTACCGGCGCGTCCCGACCGCCTCCATCATCGACGACCCCGCCTGGGGCCGGGAGATCGAGAAGTGCCACGGCTGCGGCGCCTGCCGGCATTACTGCCCGGTGGCGGTGGAGACGGGGGACGAGGCGGCGACGGCACGGGCCAAGGCGAACCTCCTGAGGGCGGTGATCTCCGGCCACCTCGAACCGGGCGCGATCGCGACCGACGAGTTCAAGTCGATCATGGATCTGTGCGTCAATTGCCAGCTCTGCCATTCCGAGTGCCCGACGGCGATCGACATCCCGGGCATGGCGGTGATGGCCAAGGAGATCTACGTCCGGTCGCAGGGGAAGAACCTCACCGAGCGGATGCTCACCAATCCCGGGCCGATGCTCCGCTTCGGGACGATGCTGGCGCCCCTGGCGAACGCCGCCCTGCGCATCCCCCCTCTGCGCCGGCTGATGTCCGCCGCCACCGGGCTCGCGGCCGCCCGGGACATGGAGCCCTTTTCCGGCGAGCCCCTGAAGCCGCGCATGCCGGCGGTCGATCCCGCGGGCCGCAAGGTGGCCTACTTCCACGGCTGCTTCGGCGGCTATCAGGACGTCGAGGGGGAGGGGCGGGCGGCCGTCGATCTCCTGGAGGCGCTCGGCTGCACCGTGGCGATCCCCCCCCAGGAGTGCTGCGGCATCGCGGCGATCACCTACGGCCACCTCGACGACGTGCGCGCCTCCGCGGAACGGAACGTGGCGGTCCTGCTCGACCTGGCCCGGCGCGGCTACGACGTGCTCTACAGCGCGCCGTCCTGCGGGCTGGCCCTGGTCGAGGACTACCCCCGCCTGCTTGCCACGCCGCAGTCGGACGTCCTGGCACGGCACATCAGGGACATCCACGATTACGTCCTCGAGATTCTCGAGGCCGAGCCGGAGCGGCGCGCCCGGCTCCGCCCGGTGCCGATCCGTCTCACGTATCACAACCCCTGTCATTTTCAATCCAGGGGCATGGGGGACGCGGTCGTGCGCCTGCTGCGGCTGGTGCCGGGGGTCGACGTCGTGCCGATCGGAGAGGACCACTGCTGCGGCATCGCCGGCACGTTCGGCATGAAAGAGAAGAACTTCCATCAGTCGATGCGCATGGGCCGGCCGCTGTTCGACAGCATCGAGTCCACCGGGGTCGGCGTCGTCGCCACCGGCTGCGGCACCTGCAAGATCCAGATCGAGCAGGGATCGCGGCTGCCGGTCGTCCATCCGATCCGGATCGTGCGCGATTCCCTTCTCGGCGGCGCCCTGCCGCCGCGGGTCGCCGCGGCCGCCTCCCGCGCCTGTGTCTCGCCGGGTGTCCCATCCGGCCCTCCCCGGGATGAGTCGTCCACCTGCCCGGAGTAG
- a CDS encoding bifunctional oligoribonuclease/PAP phosphatase NrnA, with protein MTERDRALIADAARRLKPLVDRARSAALTTHITPDGDGIGAEICLARYLKARGIEARIINTDPLAAKYRFLDPDGTVEVFDAAKHDAFLRGADLIVMLDNSAVSRLGPLEPAVRASSATTVCIDHHNVVEPFWKVNVIDSDACATGELVFQIIKMLGGEVDPIGAQAAYTSLVTDTGYFRFSKTSPRCHEAAAEMLAAGVSPPAVYAEVYERNTPALLRLAGVALADLRQEEGGRMAWITLTREQVAHCQAQLEDTSDIVNDLLTIDGTRLAVLFKEIDGGRVKLSFRSKGPLDVNRLASRFGGGGHTNASGAIVPGTLEETIHLILPACRDLLQQPA; from the coding sequence ATGACCGAAAGAGACCGTGCGCTGATCGCCGACGCGGCCCGGCGGCTGAAACCGCTGGTCGATCGGGCCCGGAGCGCGGCGCTCACGACGCACATCACTCCGGACGGCGACGGAATCGGCGCCGAGATCTGCCTGGCGCGTTATCTCAAAGCCCGAGGGATCGAGGCGCGGATCATCAACACCGATCCGCTCGCTGCGAAATACCGCTTCCTCGATCCGGACGGGACCGTCGAGGTTTTCGACGCCGCGAAACACGACGCCTTCCTGCGGGGAGCCGATCTCATCGTCATGCTCGACAACTCCGCCGTCTCGCGCCTGGGACCCCTCGAGCCGGCCGTTCGCGCATCGAGCGCCACCACGGTCTGCATCGACCACCACAACGTCGTCGAGCCGTTCTGGAAGGTGAACGTCATCGATTCGGATGCCTGCGCCACGGGGGAGCTGGTGTTCCAGATCATCAAGATGCTGGGGGGGGAGGTGGATCCGATCGGGGCGCAGGCCGCCTACACCTCCCTGGTGACGGACACGGGCTATTTCCGCTTCTCCAAGACGTCGCCGCGCTGCCACGAGGCGGCCGCAGAAATGCTGGCCGCCGGCGTGAGCCCGCCCGCCGTCTACGCCGAGGTGTACGAGCGAAACACGCCGGCCCTTCTGCGACTGGCTGGCGTGGCACTCGCCGACCTCCGGCAGGAAGAGGGGGGCCGGATGGCCTGGATCACGCTGACGCGCGAGCAGGTGGCGCACTGCCAGGCGCAGCTCGAGGACACGTCCGATATCGTCAACGACCTCCTGACGATCGACGGCACGCGCCTGGCGGTGCTGTTCAAGGAGATCGACGGCGGCCGGGTCAAGCTGTCGTTTCGCAGCAAGGGTCCTCTCGACGTCAATCGGCTCGCCTCCCGCTTCGGAGGCGGCGGACACACCAATGCGTCGGGGGCGATCGTCCCCGGCACGCTGGAGGAGACGATCCACCTGATTCTTCCCGCCTGCCGGGACCTGCTCCAGCAGCCGGCGTGA
- a CDS encoding gamma carbonic anhydrase family protein, with protein sequence MATYRATKLQIDATAFVAPGAALVGEVTVGRDASIWFQATLRGDMEPITIGAESNVQDACVVHVDRGRPTVIGDRVTLGHGAIVHASIVEDDVLVAMKAVILSGCHIGRNCLVGAGAVVPEETRVPEGSLVLGVPGRVVRALRAEEIDRIHRNARAYVDLSRAYRDGVIRVPREGGA encoded by the coding sequence ATGGCGACCTACAGGGCCACGAAGCTTCAGATCGACGCGACGGCATTCGTCGCCCCGGGCGCCGCCCTGGTGGGTGAGGTGACGGTTGGCCGGGACGCCTCGATCTGGTTCCAGGCCACGCTGCGCGGGGACATGGAGCCGATCACCATCGGCGCCGAGAGCAACGTCCAGGACGCCTGCGTGGTGCACGTCGACCGAGGGCGGCCGACGGTCATCGGGGACCGGGTGACCCTGGGCCACGGCGCCATCGTGCACGCCTCGATCGTCGAGGACGACGTGCTGGTCGCGATGAAGGCGGTCATCCTGAGCGGCTGCCACATCGGCAGGAACTGCCTCGTGGGGGCCGGCGCGGTCGTCCCGGAGGAGACCCGCGTCCCGGAAGGATCGCTCGTGCTCGGCGTGCCGGGACGGGTCGTCCGGGCCTTGCGCGCCGAGGAAATCGATCGGATCCACCGGAACGCGCGCGCCTACGTCGACCTGTCGCGGGCCTACCGCGACGGGGTGATCCGGGTGCCCCGGGAGGGCGGGGCATGA
- a CDS encoding CHAT domain-containing tetratricopeptide repeat protein, translating to MQARPRRERRLLALLVIFLLVPHPMPRGAGRPNSDPARDPELPATATPEQIAEVIRAGRYAEAESRARRLVAECETAQAPDALRVAVALDLLVEALWRGGKAQEPETLQSAERSLEIRENALGPDHQDVAKSVMNLGIVFKERGDRSRARPLYERALAIRERALGADHIEVADSLQGLAGLLMRMGEYDPARPLYERALAIREKALGPDHSDVASTLNSLALLMWNTGEYAEARPLFERALTIKSRVLGPEHPDVGRGMNNLALLLWNTGEYEGARLLYERALAILEKALGPEHPDVASNMNYLALLLRDTNHVPEARRYFERAGAILEKKLGDHPRVAENLHNRAALLRDTGDHAGARRLFERSLAILEKADGPEHPDVAKGLNGYALLLRATGDHQGARRLLERALAIRENALGPDHPAVAETLLDLATELAEGGDSGRALDLALRAEAISREHLRHTFRTFSERQALGYAAVRTSGLGLALSLAMRGVDPGRRGRAWDALVRSRALVLDEMAARQRSVHVAGDAEAARLAGDLDAARRRLAALVVRGPGAEPPARYRSLLDRRRADREKAELALAVRSADFRNEQERARVGLDDVRAALPRGSALLAYASFNPPETSAGPSGSARKTTSAGGSYLALVLSSHAKEPVLVPLGPREDIDSLVARWKDEIGSEPPVVLAARRSAEAAYRRAGQALRRRIWDPVAGHLKDARQVFIVPDGVLNLVSLSTLPVGESTLLERGPEMHYLSAERDLARATGETATRGKGLLVVGGPDFESGEGLLGDAGRTRSGDVLQVECPTFGSMRFAPLPGARLEADAVATLWRRKNPDGEQGAGEVLELTGVQAAEGAFRHSASGRRIVHLATHGFFLDDRCPSALARAGPIRMESGEALPPVTGDSPLLLAGLALAGANLRTSADDGDGGEDGILTAEEIASLDLWGVEWFVLSACQTGLGRIQSGEGVLGLRRAVQIAGARTLILSLWRVNDLAALAWMKELYQARLSGLSTSAAVREASLASLASRRRAGESTHPYYWGAFVATGDWR from the coding sequence ATGCAGGCTCGACCGCGCCGTGAGAGACGGCTCCTCGCGCTCCTGGTCATTTTCCTGCTCGTCCCGCACCCGATGCCTCGGGGCGCCGGACGGCCGAATTCTGACCCGGCCCGCGACCCGGAGTTGCCCGCTACGGCCACTCCCGAACAGATCGCGGAGGTGATCCGGGCGGGGCGCTATGCCGAGGCGGAGAGCCGTGCGCGTCGGCTGGTGGCCGAATGCGAGACCGCGCAGGCGCCGGACGCTCTGCGGGTGGCCGTGGCGCTCGATCTCCTGGTGGAGGCGCTCTGGAGAGGCGGCAAGGCGCAGGAGCCGGAGACGCTGCAGTCCGCGGAACGGTCCCTCGAGATCCGAGAGAACGCCCTGGGTCCGGATCACCAGGACGTGGCGAAGAGCGTGATGAACCTGGGTATCGTCTTCAAGGAGCGGGGGGATCGTTCCCGGGCCAGACCCCTTTACGAACGGGCCCTGGCGATTCGCGAGCGGGCCCTGGGCGCGGATCATATCGAGGTTGCGGACAGCCTCCAGGGCCTGGCCGGCCTCCTGATGAGGATGGGCGAGTACGATCCGGCGCGCCCGCTCTACGAACGCGCGCTCGCGATTCGCGAGAAGGCGCTCGGTCCGGACCACAGCGATGTCGCGAGCACCTTGAACAGTCTCGCGCTGTTGATGTGGAACACGGGGGAATACGCGGAGGCGCGGCCGCTCTTCGAGCGGGCGCTGACGATCAAGTCGCGGGTTCTCGGTCCCGAACACCCCGACGTGGGCAGGGGCATGAACAACCTTGCGCTCCTGCTCTGGAACACGGGGGAGTACGAAGGCGCCAGGCTGCTGTACGAGCGAGCGCTGGCGATCCTCGAGAAGGCGCTCGGCCCCGAGCACCCCGACGTGGCCTCGAACATGAACTATCTCGCGCTCCTGCTGCGCGACACGAACCATGTGCCGGAAGCACGACGCTACTTCGAGCGCGCGGGAGCGATTCTGGAAAAAAAGCTCGGAGACCACCCTCGCGTGGCGGAGAACCTGCACAACCGAGCGGCCCTGCTGCGTGACACCGGTGATCATGCGGGCGCGCGCCGGCTGTTCGAGCGCTCGCTCGCGATTCTCGAGAAGGCCGACGGGCCGGAGCATCCGGACGTCGCCAAGGGGCTGAACGGCTATGCCCTGCTCCTCCGGGCGACCGGCGATCACCAGGGGGCCCGACGGCTCCTGGAGCGTGCCCTGGCGATCCGGGAAAATGCGCTCGGTCCCGATCATCCGGCCGTGGCCGAGACCCTGCTCGACCTCGCGACGGAGCTCGCGGAGGGGGGGGACTCGGGACGGGCCCTGGATCTGGCCTTGCGGGCGGAGGCGATCAGCAGGGAGCACCTGCGCCACACTTTCCGTACGTTCTCGGAACGGCAGGCCCTCGGCTACGCCGCGGTCAGGACGTCGGGGCTCGGCCTGGCCCTGTCCCTGGCGATGCGGGGGGTCGATCCCGGTCGGCGTGGGCGGGCCTGGGACGCTCTCGTCCGCTCGCGCGCCCTGGTCCTCGATGAAATGGCCGCCCGGCAGCGCTCGGTCCACGTCGCCGGCGACGCTGAAGCGGCCCGGCTCGCCGGGGACCTCGATGCCGCCCGGAGAAGGCTCGCCGCCCTGGTGGTCCGTGGCCCGGGCGCGGAGCCACCGGCCCGGTACCGCAGCCTTCTCGACCGGAGACGCGCCGACCGGGAGAAGGCCGAGCTCGCCCTGGCGGTGAGGAGCGCCGACTTCAGGAACGAACAGGAGAGGGCACGCGTGGGGCTCGACGACGTGCGGGCGGCCCTGCCGAGGGGCAGCGCGCTCCTCGCCTACGCCTCCTTCAATCCACCGGAAACATCCGCCGGCCCCTCGGGCTCTGCGAGAAAGACCACGTCCGCGGGCGGATCCTACCTGGCGCTGGTCCTGTCGTCCCACGCGAAGGAGCCGGTCCTCGTGCCGCTCGGGCCGCGAGAAGACATCGATTCCCTGGTCGCCCGCTGGAAGGACGAGATCGGGTCGGAGCCGCCCGTCGTCCTGGCAGCGCGCCGGAGCGCCGAAGCCGCCTATCGCCGGGCGGGCCAGGCGCTGCGCCGGAGAATTTGGGATCCGGTCGCCGGCCATCTCAAGGACGCCCGGCAGGTTTTCATCGTCCCCGACGGCGTCCTCAACCTGGTGAGCCTGTCGACCCTCCCCGTGGGGGAGAGCACCCTGCTCGAGCGTGGCCCGGAGATGCACTACCTCTCCGCCGAAAGAGACCTGGCCCGCGCCACCGGAGAGACGGCGACGAGGGGCAAGGGGCTCCTGGTCGTCGGCGGTCCGGACTTCGAATCGGGTGAGGGCCTCCTTGGGGACGCGGGCCGGACGAGGAGCGGCGACGTCCTCCAGGTCGAGTGCCCCACCTTCGGGTCGATGAGGTTTGCCCCGTTGCCCGGCGCGCGCCTCGAAGCCGACGCAGTGGCGACCCTCTGGAGGCGGAAGAATCCGGACGGGGAGCAAGGTGCCGGCGAGGTTCTGGAGCTCACGGGCGTGCAGGCCGCGGAGGGCGCCTTCAGGCATTCGGCCTCCGGGCGCCGCATCGTCCATCTGGCGACGCACGGTTTCTTTCTCGACGATCGCTGTCCTTCGGCCCTGGCCCGGGCGGGCCCGATCCGGATGGAGTCGGGCGAGGCTCTTCCCCCCGTCACCGGAGACAGTCCTCTCCTGCTGGCGGGGCTGGCGCTGGCCGGGGCCAATCTGAGGACCTCCGCGGATGACGGTGACGGTGGCGAGGATGGCATCCTGACCGCGGAGGAAATCGCCTCTCTGGATCTGTGGGGCGTGGAGTGGTTCGTCCTTTCCGCCTGCCAGACCGGGCTGGGCAGGATCCAGTCCGGAGAGGGAGTGCTGGGCCTGCGGCGGGCGGTCCAGATCGCGGGGGCGCGAACGCTGATCCTCAGCCTCTGGAGGGTGAACGACCTCGCGGCGCTCGCCTGGATGAAGGAGCTCTATCAAGCGCGCCTCTCCGGCCTGTCGACGAGCGCAGCGGTCCGAGAGGCCAGTCTCGCATCGCTCGCATCGAGACGGCGCGCCGGCGAAAGCACCCATCCGTACTACTGGGGGGCCTTCGTCGCGACCGGCGACTGGCGATGA
- a CDS encoding DUF481 domain-containing protein, with protein MTRWIVIGLALALSGAATGIGADEPAKPDRWTDAAEFSFVATAGNSETSTLGFKNTLARAWEKSSFELKAGAVRGETTKTTRAVQLGPVIEETSTTELTAENYFFNGRCDRKITERFFWYAGGGWERNRFAGVDNRYSGVGGVGNIWKDEDRVKFRTDYALSYTKQENTVDVAGADDSFLGARVSSKFLHKLGAVTTYGNDLVIDENLDETSDFRADMTNWVTVSMSTRLALKVSLQWLYDNEPSFGSVDDPLDLLPPAGTTAAVQLDDLDTVFTASLVANF; from the coding sequence ATGACCAGATGGATCGTGATCGGGCTCGCGCTCGCCCTGTCGGGCGCCGCGACCGGAATCGGGGCCGACGAGCCGGCCAAACCCGACCGGTGGACCGACGCCGCCGAGTTCAGCTTCGTCGCCACGGCCGGCAACTCCGAGACCTCCACGCTGGGCTTCAAGAACACCCTGGCGCGGGCCTGGGAGAAGTCCTCCTTCGAGCTCAAAGCCGGGGCGGTCCGCGGCGAGACCACCAAGACGACCCGGGCGGTGCAACTCGGCCCGGTGATCGAGGAGACGTCCACGACCGAGCTCACGGCCGAGAATTATTTCTTCAACGGCCGCTGCGACCGCAAGATCACCGAGCGATTCTTCTGGTACGCGGGGGGCGGATGGGAGAGGAACCGCTTCGCCGGCGTCGACAACCGGTACTCCGGGGTCGGGGGCGTGGGGAACATCTGGAAGGACGAGGACCGCGTGAAGTTCCGGACCGACTACGCCCTGTCGTACACCAAGCAGGAGAACACGGTCGACGTCGCGGGCGCCGACGACTCGTTCCTCGGGGCGCGGGTCTCCTCGAAGTTCCTCCACAAGCTCGGCGCAGTCACGACCTACGGCAACGACCTGGTGATCGACGAGAACCTGGACGAGACCTCCGATTTCCGCGCCGACATGACCAACTGGGTCACGGTGAGCATGAGCACGCGCCTGGCCCTGAAGGTGAGCCTGCAGTGGCTGTACGACAACGAGCCGTCCTTCGGGAGCGTCGACGATCCGCTCGATCTCCTGCCCCCGGCCGGTACGACCGCCGCCGTCCAGCTGGACGACCTGGACACCGTCTTCACGGCATCGCTCGTGGCCAATTTCTAG